A region of Rhodoferax potami DNA encodes the following proteins:
- a CDS encoding sensor domain-containing diguanylate cyclase, translated as MKPYLDLLPSPVLVTDASGHIKEANLDLLALVGGDTSSWAGRYIDTLMPGSSRIFLQTHVWPMMLRHRMVQEMYLHLNTHNQEQVPVMVNARHGLWNEQECIFWVFYVARERSRFEAELLEARARAQRLASELSLANAELRTLHAQLAQRTEFVESQNRELSTLSETDPLTRLGNRRALERAVAHWQSQAPIGTPAALMMVDVDHFKRVNDTHGHDEGDRVLQQLAQQLQASRRGSDLVVRYGGEEFAIWLPGATPDGARSVATRAHAMVKKVLVDQKPITVSIGVVCAQHTLHKERDMVFLSRLLHQADLALYRAKAAGRDRTEWHTSSVGLS; from the coding sequence TTGAAACCTTACCTAGACTTGCTGCCCAGCCCTGTGCTGGTGACGGATGCATCCGGTCATATTAAAGAGGCGAATCTTGATTTGCTGGCGCTGGTTGGGGGCGACACCTCCAGTTGGGCAGGGCGGTATATCGATACGTTGATGCCTGGCTCCAGCCGCATCTTTCTGCAAACCCATGTCTGGCCCATGATGCTGCGCCACCGCATGGTGCAAGAGATGTACTTGCACTTGAATACCCACAACCAGGAGCAAGTGCCGGTCATGGTGAATGCGCGCCATGGCCTGTGGAATGAGCAGGAGTGCATTTTTTGGGTGTTCTATGTAGCCCGTGAGCGCAGCCGCTTTGAGGCTGAGCTGCTCGAGGCGCGAGCCCGTGCGCAGCGGTTGGCCTCGGAGTTGTCGTTAGCAAACGCGGAGTTGCGGACCTTGCATGCGCAATTGGCGCAACGTACGGAGTTTGTGGAGTCGCAAAACCGCGAGTTGTCGACCCTGAGTGAAACAGACCCCTTGACCCGACTGGGTAACCGCCGAGCCCTGGAGCGGGCGGTGGCGCATTGGCAGAGCCAAGCGCCGATCGGGACCCCCGCCGCCCTGATGATGGTGGATGTGGACCATTTCAAGCGCGTCAACGACACCCATGGCCATGACGAGGGCGACCGGGTATTGCAGCAATTGGCCCAGCAATTGCAGGCCAGCCGCCGGGGCAGCGACCTGGTAGTGCGCTACGGCGGTGAAGAGTTCGCCATCTGGCTTCCGGGAGCCACGCCGGATGGCGCCCGCTCTGTCGCTACTCGTGCGCACGCGATGGTGAAAAAGGTGCTGGTGGACCAAAAACCGATTACGGTCAGCATTGGTGTGGTGTGCGCCCAGCACACCTTGCACAAAGAGCGGGACATGGTGTTTTTGAGCCGTCTGCTGCATCAGGCGGATTTGGCGCTCTACCGAGCGAAAGCAGCCGGACGGGACCGCACCGAGTGGCATACAAGCTCCGTGGGGCTCTCCTAA
- a CDS encoding alpha/beta fold hydrolase, which produces MDILKRNNVKVTGEGDKVLLFAHGFGCNQNMWSQVAPAFLEGYRVVLFDYVGSGASSVMDFDHRRYSTLNGYARDVLDVCEALDLTSGVTFVGHSVSCSIGMLASIARPGLFERLIMVGPSPCFVNHLPDYVGGFERTDLDGLLALMDQNYIGWANYLTPVISGESNGGPVASELADSFCSTDPIMARIFAEATFYADNRADLQYVDCPSLILQHRHDALAPVEVGEYLHSHLRNSTLQVLDVVGHCSHMSHPQLVIDAMRNYLPA; this is translated from the coding sequence ATGGACATACTCAAGCGGAACAACGTCAAAGTAACAGGCGAAGGCGACAAAGTGCTGCTCTTCGCCCACGGTTTCGGGTGCAACCAGAACATGTGGTCGCAGGTTGCGCCGGCCTTTCTCGAGGGTTACCGGGTCGTGCTGTTTGACTATGTGGGCAGTGGCGCGTCTTCGGTCATGGACTTTGACCACCGCCGCTACAGCACGCTCAATGGCTATGCCCGTGACGTTCTTGATGTCTGTGAGGCGCTGGATCTGACCAGTGGCGTTACCTTTGTGGGCCACTCGGTGAGTTGCTCGATTGGCATGTTGGCGTCGATCGCCCGCCCCGGTTTGTTTGAGCGGCTGATCATGGTGGGGCCTTCCCCGTGTTTTGTGAACCATCTGCCTGACTACGTGGGTGGCTTCGAGCGCACCGACCTGGATGGTCTGCTGGCTTTGATGGATCAAAACTACATCGGATGGGCGAACTACCTGACACCCGTGATCTCCGGTGAAAGCAATGGCGGTCCGGTCGCCAGCGAGTTAGCAGACAGCTTTTGCTCGACTGACCCGATCATGGCCCGCATTTTTGCGGAGGCCACCTTTTACGCCGACAACCGCGCGGATCTGCAGTACGTGGATTGCCCCAGCCTGATCCTGCAGCACCGGCACGACGCGCTGGCACCTGTGGAGGTGGGCGAGTATTTGCACAGCCACTTGCGCAACAGCACCTTGCAGGTGCTTGATGTGGTCGGGCATTGCAGTCATATGTCGCACCCGCAACTGGTGATAGATGCGATGCGCAACTATTTGCCGGCCTGA